Proteins found in one Methylophilaceae bacterium genomic segment:
- the pstB gene encoding phosphate ABC transporter ATP-binding protein, which yields MANANPTIKAEARNFNFFYSDGHQALKNISLPLYDKKITALIGPSGCGKSTLLRSFNRMHDLYPGNKYEGQIIMYPDNTNILDPQVDPIEVRMRISMVFQKPNPFPKSIFENVAYGLRVRGEKNKRLINDKVEEALKGAALWNEVKDRLQDLAFNLSGGQQQRLCIARALATEPEIMLFDEPTSALDPMATASIEELMNNLRSKLTILVVTHNMQQAARVSDYTAYMYLGDLIEFNNTDDMFIKPKDKRTEDYITGRIS from the coding sequence ATGGCAAATGCCAACCCAACAATAAAAGCAGAAGCGCGCAATTTTAACTTTTTTTATAGTGATGGCCATCAAGCATTAAAAAACATCTCACTGCCATTGTATGATAAAAAAATAACAGCACTCATTGGTCCTTCAGGCTGTGGTAAATCCACTCTTTTGCGTTCTTTTAATCGTATGCATGACCTTTATCCAGGTAACAAATATGAGGGTCAAATTATCATGTATCCTGATAATACAAATATTTTAGATCCGCAGGTTGACCCTATCGAAGTTCGCATGCGTATTAGCATGGTATTTCAAAAACCTAACCCGTTTCCAAAATCTATTTTTGAAAATGTGGCTTATGGATTGAGGGTGCGTGGAGAAAAAAATAAAAGATTAATTAATGACAAAGTGGAAGAAGCGCTAAAAGGTGCCGCATTGTGGAATGAAGTTAAAGACCGCTTGCAGGATTTAGCATTCAATTTATCGGGCGGTCAACAACAACGCTTATGCATTGCTAGGGCACTTGCAACAGAACCAGAAATCATGCTGTTCGATGAACCAACATCCGCTCTGGATCCAATGGCAACAGCTAGTATTGAAGAGCTGATGAATAACTTACGTAGCAAGTTGACGATTCTTGTAGTCACACACAATATGCAACAAGCTGCTCGCGTTTCAGATTACACTGCGTATATGTATCTTGGCGACTTAATTGAGTTTAACAATACTGATGATATGTTTATCAAACCAAAAGACAAACGTACAGAAGACTATATTACTGGCAGAATTAGTTAA
- the phoU gene encoding phosphate signaling complex protein PhoU → MNVNESTHLSTQFDKDLERLRSRVLEMGGLVESQLDMTTKAYSDNNNVAILEVLENDRNVNELEKVIDGDCIHIIAKRQPTASDLRLIMGISKMVTDLERIGDETKKMAKSIRRIQERDASVVKATTDVKHLANAASAQIRNALDTFARLDADEARTVIETDDAIDKEFKAIIRQLITFMMEDPRTITTALDIITIARAIERVGDHAKNLAEQVIYIVEGRDIRHSDDEN, encoded by the coding sequence ATGAACGTAAACGAATCTACTCACCTTTCTACTCAGTTTGATAAAGACTTAGAGCGTCTGCGCAGTAGAGTACTTGAGATGGGCGGTTTAGTAGAGTCTCAACTTGACATGACAACCAAAGCATACTCGGATAACAATAATGTTGCGATTTTAGAGGTGCTTGAGAACGATCGCAATGTCAATGAGTTAGAAAAAGTGATTGATGGCGATTGTATCCATATCATTGCTAAGCGCCAACCAACTGCTTCTGATTTACGCTTAATTATGGGCATCAGCAAAATGGTAACTGACCTTGAGCGTATTGGTGATGAAACAAAAAAAATGGCCAAAAGTATTCGCCGCATTCAAGAACGCGATGCTAGCGTTGTTAAAGCAACAACTGATGTAAAACATTTAGCAAACGCTGCAAGCGCGCAGATCAGAAATGCATTAGACACGTTTGCGCGACTCGATGCGGATGAAGCGCGGACTGTTATTGAAACAGATGATGCAATTGATAAAGAATTTAAAGCAATTATTAGGCAGTTGATTACTTTTATGATGGAAGACCCGCGTACGATTACAACCGCGCTCGATATTATTACGATTGCACGTGCTATCGAACGTGTTGGTGACCATGCCAAAAATCTTGCAGAGCAGGTCATATATATTGTTGAAGGTCGCGATATACGTCACTCTGATGATGAAAATTAA
- a CDS encoding phosphatase PAP2 family protein, whose product MTNRMRVYLHRMNHLDSTLCIKVSHASQYPIVRDWFRLMSRLGDGVFWYTMLLGIVVIQGESAWLPVLHIMITGLAGTLVYKWLKGKTLRPRPYQVLQDVWLTGKPLDYFSFPSGHTLHALIFTCMTLAYFPSLALLVIPFSMMVAMSRVVLGLHYPSDVLAGAVIGIVMSIISMNIAF is encoded by the coding sequence ATGACGAATAGAATGCGCGTTTATCTTCATCGTATGAACCATTTAGATAGTACTTTATGTATTAAAGTGAGTCATGCTAGTCAGTATCCTATCGTACGCGACTGGTTTAGATTGATGAGTCGCTTAGGTGATGGTGTCTTTTGGTATACCATGTTGCTGGGTATCGTTGTCATTCAAGGCGAGTCTGCTTGGTTGCCTGTATTACATATAATGATTACTGGCTTGGCTGGCACATTGGTTTATAAATGGCTTAAAGGTAAGACATTGCGACCAAGACCCTATCAAGTATTACAAGACGTCTGGCTAACTGGGAAGCCTTTGGATTATTTTAGTTTCCCATCTGGACACACATTGCATGCGCTTATTTTTACTTGTATGACATTGGCTTACTTTCCCTCACTTGCACTATTGGTGATTCCGTTCAGCATGATGGTTGCTATGTCTCGTGTTGTACTTGGATTGCATTATCCGAGTGATGTATTGGCTGGTGCAGTCATTGGAATCGTGATGTCTATCATCTCGATGAATATTGCGTTCTAG
- a CDS encoding glycosyltransferase — protein sequence MKILFISDVYFPRVNGVSTSIKTFMHQLQLLGHHVDLIAPDYDVEQQFDAPNIKRIPARSIYFDPEDRLMKYGAALKQLPALKKQKYDIIHVNTPFIAHYLGLKLAKILQIPCVETYHTFFEDYLHHYLPWIPQSIARGLARYISKKQCNAVDAIVVPSQPMLDVLRKYGVNASANVIPTGLQAGSFAPADGLQFKKKHGIDHKRPMLLYVGRVAFEKNIPFLFQMTKQLAERHPNVLLVVAGEGPAEQSLHQLAVTLKIEDNVKFIGYLDRDTELNACYQSADVFVFSSKSETQGLVLLEAMAQGTPVVGIAELGTASILYEGQGALIATEDAVEFSDKVASLIEDHTKRDLLSQQAKEYAMSVWSADVQAQRMAHFYQKTIAQYQFKKSSLPYVTMTD from the coding sequence ATGAAAATACTATTTATATCAGATGTTTATTTTCCACGGGTAAATGGTGTTTCGACTTCAATCAAAACATTTATGCATCAATTGCAGTTATTGGGACATCATGTAGATTTGATTGCACCTGATTATGACGTTGAACAACAATTCGATGCGCCTAATATTAAACGTATACCAGCAAGAAGTATTTATTTTGATCCTGAAGATAGGCTAATGAAATATGGTGCTGCTTTAAAACAGTTGCCAGCGCTAAAAAAACAAAAGTACGACATTATTCATGTTAATACACCATTTATTGCGCATTATTTAGGGCTCAAGCTAGCCAAGATATTACAGATTCCTTGTGTTGAAACTTACCATACATTTTTTGAAGATTATTTACATCATTATTTGCCTTGGATACCACAAAGTATAGCAAGAGGTCTTGCACGTTATATCTCAAAAAAGCAGTGTAATGCGGTTGATGCGATTGTTGTGCCATCACAGCCTATGTTGGATGTGCTTAGAAAATATGGTGTTAATGCTAGCGCCAACGTGATTCCAACTGGATTGCAAGCAGGTAGTTTTGCGCCAGCGGATGGGCTCCAGTTTAAGAAAAAACATGGGATTGACCATAAACGCCCAATGTTGCTCTATGTAGGGCGCGTTGCGTTTGAGAAGAATATTCCCTTTTTATTTCAAATGACCAAACAACTTGCAGAGCGACATCCTAATGTATTGCTGGTTGTTGCAGGAGAAGGTCCAGCAGAACAGTCACTGCATCAGCTAGCCGTTACTTTAAAAATAGAAGATAACGTTAAATTTATTGGTTATTTAGATCGTGATACCGAGCTTAATGCTTGTTACCAATCAGCAGATGTTTTTGTGTTTTCTTCAAAAAGTGAGACGCAAGGTTTGGTATTGCTAGAAGCCATGGCACAAGGCACGCCAGTGGTAGGTATCGCCGAATTAGGGACTGCTTCTATTTTATATGAAGGGCAGGGTGCATTAATTGCGACCGAAGATGCCGTTGAATTTTCAGATAAAGTTGCTTCTCTGATAGAGGATCACACTAAACGCGATTTGCTCAGCCAACAGGCAAAAGAATATGCCATGTCCGTTTGGTCGGCAGACGTCCAAGCACAACGGATGGCTCACTTTTATCAAAAAACAATCGCACAATATCAATTTAAAAAGTCATCCCTGCCATATGTTACGATGACCGACTAA
- the ppk1 gene encoding polyphosphate kinase 1, whose translation MRKTTATLLNRDLSILSFNERVLSLAQREDYPLLERLRFLCIVASNLDEFFEVRVAAQLEALQNGLTDININAQTYEAISEKAHDLVAKQYHLFEHVLMPALEKEGVALVSSHLRTAEQKKWVAQYFQTDVKPLLLPIALDPSHPFPQVANKALHFIVQLENKTNKKTQSIAIVRMPRVLPRLTRLPSRISKKQQCFVSLTSIIRAHLPDLFQGAKIVNFSQFRVTRNSDLDVEDDVSNLRAALREELAFRPYGEPVRLEVTIDCDAFLSNFLLEQFGLPTSALYKVNGPVNLGRLIQLPDLASDAKLCFPTFTPAWPRDLTANKSMFSQLKKRDVLIHQPFESFEAVIQLLQEAVHDPDVLAIHQTIYRAGSDPRILNLLQTAVQRGKEVLVVIELKARFDEEANINWAEALESIGAQVVYGIVGLKTHAKMLLIMRREGRAIKRYAHVSTGNYNPKTAKLYTDMSMLTSDLTITREIEQLFRHLTSELPLPKMRQLLASPFTLHNTMLRYVNAAGNAAAKGKAAHIIIKTNSLTDETLVLALMKAAKKGVTIDLIVRSACILPPDAKDLHGRIRVRSIVGRFLEHSRAFYFEIDGKVKLWLASADWMTRNMLKRVEIAWPIINEEMQQRVIDECFTPYLQDNIDAWALTANGEYQLVSELQSSNNNATSPLSAQTILLQKNR comes from the coding sequence ATGAGAAAAACCACTGCTACTCTTCTAAATCGTGACTTAAGTATTTTAAGTTTTAATGAGCGCGTTTTATCGTTAGCGCAACGAGAAGATTATCCATTATTAGAGCGATTACGATTTTTATGCATCGTTGCATCTAACTTGGATGAGTTTTTTGAAGTGCGAGTGGCGGCACAATTAGAAGCCTTACAAAATGGCTTAACCGATATCAATATTAACGCGCAAACCTATGAGGCTATCTCAGAGAAAGCGCATGATCTCGTTGCAAAACAATACCATTTATTTGAGCATGTATTGATGCCTGCACTAGAAAAAGAGGGTGTTGCATTGGTATCTAGCCATCTGCGCACAGCAGAACAAAAGAAATGGGTAGCACAGTATTTTCAAACTGATGTTAAGCCTTTACTGTTGCCGATTGCATTAGATCCCTCTCACCCTTTTCCACAAGTAGCCAATAAAGCGCTTCATTTTATTGTGCAACTTGAAAACAAAACCAACAAAAAAACACAATCCATTGCAATTGTCCGCATGCCGCGCGTATTACCTAGGCTGACAAGGCTACCTTCGCGTATCAGCAAAAAACAACAATGTTTTGTCTCACTGACTAGCATTATCCGCGCTCATTTGCCTGATCTGTTTCAAGGTGCAAAAATCGTTAACTTTTCTCAGTTTAGGGTAACTAGAAACTCTGATTTGGATGTGGAAGATGATGTAAGTAATCTACGCGCGGCTTTGCGCGAGGAGCTTGCATTCAGACCTTATGGGGAGCCTGTCCGATTAGAGGTAACCATTGATTGTGATGCGTTTTTATCTAACTTCTTATTAGAACAGTTCGGCCTACCCACTTCTGCTTTATACAAAGTGAACGGACCAGTGAACCTTGGCAGACTGATTCAACTCCCTGATTTAGCGAGTGATGCAAAGCTGTGCTTTCCTACCTTTACGCCAGCTTGGCCTAGAGACTTAACAGCAAACAAGTCGATGTTTTCACAATTAAAAAAGCGTGACGTGTTAATCCATCAACCGTTTGAGAGCTTTGAAGCCGTCATTCAACTACTGCAAGAAGCCGTTCACGATCCTGATGTCCTGGCTATACACCAAACGATTTATCGAGCTGGCTCAGATCCACGCATCCTTAATTTACTGCAAACTGCAGTACAACGGGGAAAAGAGGTATTAGTCGTTATTGAACTAAAAGCGCGCTTTGATGAAGAAGCCAATATCAATTGGGCGGAGGCATTAGAATCAATTGGCGCACAAGTTGTGTATGGGATTGTAGGCTTAAAAACACATGCAAAAATGTTGCTGATTATGCGTCGAGAAGGTCGTGCGATTAAGCGCTACGCACATGTGTCTACTGGTAACTACAATCCAAAAACGGCAAAACTCTATACTGACATGAGCATGCTCACCAGTGATTTAACCATCACAAGAGAAATAGAACAATTATTCAGACATCTAACGAGCGAGTTGCCACTGCCTAAAATGCGTCAATTGTTGGCTTCCCCATTTACGCTACACAACACCATGCTAAGGTATGTGAATGCAGCTGGCAATGCAGCTGCAAAAGGTAAAGCCGCACATATTATTATCAAAACCAATTCGCTCACAGACGAAACACTCGTTTTGGCATTGATGAAAGCTGCAAAAAAAGGCGTGACTATCGATTTGATTGTGCGCAGTGCTTGCATATTGCCGCCTGATGCAAAAGATTTGCATGGTCGCATCCGTGTTCGTTCTATTGTAGGTCGTTTTTTAGAGCACTCACGCGCGTTTTATTTTGAGATTGATGGCAAAGTCAAACTATGGCTTGCCAGCGCTGACTGGATGACGCGCAATATGCTTAAAAGAGTAGAAATCGCATGGCCAATCATCAATGAAGAAATGCAGCAACGGGTAATAGATGAGTGCTTTACACCCTATTTGCAAGATAACATTGATGCATGGGCATTAACCGCCAATGGTGAATATCAACTCGTGAGCGAGTTACAGAGCAGCAACAATAACGCAACCAGCCCGCTATCAGCACAAACGATTCTGTTACAAAAAAATCGTTAA
- the ppx gene encoding exopolyphosphatase has protein sequence MEKNTIGAETLLAAVDLGSNSFRLEIAHCVGGQIQRVDYIKEAVRQGGDLDENRNLNAAALERGVKCLERFGEALKGFPAQNVRAVATQTLREARNRQYFIDLAQKALGYNIEVISGVEEARLIYQGVSHFLPQSDERRLVIDIGGRSTEFVLGQHFDALQTESLRVGSVAWSLKYFPDGELSEKNLKQAEVAAKSFLEVITRSYSAKYWDVAYGASGTVGAVGDVLALAGFQEGVITREGLDWLRKELIKAKNTTRLKLDGLKEERNAVIGGGFSVLRAVFDILKIETLHVARGALRHGLFYDMAAEASDGLVYTKEASIHLLLKRFPVDAKQAEHVNEAALYLFDLVTTNLKLKRSEIKAQRRLLSWAAQCHEIGAMISHGESHLHGAYILDHTELMGFSQSDLHHLSLLVLGQRGKLKKLDLTQVDQKLLIALTCLRLAIILCHSRNKPILSGIEHLQFNAEKMILTVWDAWLEKHPQTSYLLEEEVIAWKKVNWSLTITTKQKPKDVLTVDSVDMG, from the coding sequence ATGGAAAAAAATACGATAGGCGCTGAGACGCTGCTGGCAGCAGTTGATTTAGGCTCAAATAGTTTTAGGTTGGAAATCGCTCATTGTGTTGGTGGACAAATACAACGGGTCGACTATATTAAAGAAGCGGTTAGACAAGGTGGCGATTTAGATGAAAATCGCAATTTAAATGCTGCAGCGTTAGAAAGAGGCGTGAAATGTTTAGAGCGATTTGGTGAGGCTCTCAAAGGATTTCCCGCCCAAAATGTGCGGGCAGTGGCTACACAAACCTTAAGAGAGGCGCGTAATAGACAATATTTTATAGATCTGGCGCAAAAAGCACTGGGCTACAATATTGAGGTGATTTCTGGTGTGGAAGAAGCGAGGCTAATTTATCAAGGGGTTAGTCACTTTTTGCCGCAATCAGATGAACGCCGTTTGGTGATTGATATTGGCGGACGATCGACTGAATTTGTTTTGGGTCAACATTTTGATGCATTACAAACGGAATCTTTACGCGTTGGCTCTGTCGCATGGTCATTGAAGTACTTTCCGGATGGAGAGTTATCTGAAAAAAATCTAAAACAAGCAGAAGTGGCGGCCAAATCATTTTTGGAGGTCATTACACGCTCTTATAGTGCTAAGTATTGGGATGTTGCTTATGGCGCATCTGGCACCGTTGGGGCTGTTGGTGATGTGTTGGCACTCGCTGGCTTTCAAGAAGGTGTCATTACAAGGGAAGGGTTAGATTGGTTAAGAAAAGAGTTAATCAAAGCTAAAAATACCACGCGTTTAAAATTAGATGGGTTGAAAGAAGAAAGAAATGCCGTGATTGGCGGTGGCTTTAGTGTGTTACGGGCGGTGTTTGATATTTTAAAAATAGAAACATTACACGTGGCTCGTGGCGCATTAAGGCATGGCTTATTTTATGATATGGCCGCAGAAGCCAGTGATGGCTTGGTGTATACCAAAGAGGCTTCTATTCACTTATTATTAAAGCGTTTTCCAGTTGATGCTAAACAAGCCGAGCATGTTAATGAAGCCGCGCTTTATTTATTTGATCTTGTGACGACCAACCTAAAGCTTAAAAGAAGTGAGATTAAAGCGCAACGCCGCTTGTTAAGTTGGGCAGCGCAGTGCCATGAGATTGGTGCCATGATTTCACATGGCGAGTCACATTTGCATGGGGCTTATATTTTAGATCACACCGAGTTAATGGGGTTTTCCCAAAGTGACCTGCATCATTTAAGTTTGCTGGTGTTGGGACAGCGTGGAAAGCTTAAAAAACTAGACCTGACACAGGTTGATCAAAAGCTGCTGATTGCATTAACTTGCTTAAGATTAGCTATTATACTTTGCCACTCACGCAATAAACCAATACTCAGCGGGATTGAACATTTACAGTTTAATGCTGAGAAAATGATATTAACGGTATGGGATGCTTGGTTAGAAAAACATCCACAGACGTCTTATTTGTTAGAAGAAGAGGTTATTGCATGGAAAAAAGTGAATTGGAGCTTGACGATTACAACCAAGCAAAAACCTAAGGATGTACTTACAGTTGACTCGGTTGATATGGGTTAA
- a CDS encoding zinc dependent phospholipase C family protein has translation MKTRQLLNACWWCLPLSLYSLDAHAWGLYTHVYFAQTLFLASPLLDKRFREAVKRFPELVMAGACLPDLAVISKQFKTTHQWRHVEFLINHATSDEQTAVAIGYASHLYVDVIAHNHFVPAHEALWQHESIFTHIAAEWAMDVHVQRLLHQTPGQLLSKHAAFISHFIAPCFDQPQRLINRKLRTLGYADQLLRGIKLPNFIHRCIHFNNNKKHRHFDYYMNKTEAALKDFHRILNGHLPNWQPEGSAIDDLSRVMMWREHCLATLHMDHAEPIRYYSI, from the coding sequence ATGAAAACACGTCAACTATTAAATGCTTGCTGGTGGTGTTTACCACTTAGTCTCTATTCGCTGGATGCTCATGCGTGGGGTCTCTATACGCACGTATATTTTGCCCAAACACTGTTTCTTGCATCCCCTCTATTAGATAAGCGTTTTAGAGAGGCCGTTAAACGCTTTCCTGAACTGGTGATGGCTGGCGCTTGCCTACCAGATCTAGCGGTTATTTCTAAGCAATTTAAAACCACGCATCAGTGGCGGCATGTTGAATTCTTAATTAATCATGCCACAAGCGATGAACAAACTGCTGTTGCCATTGGCTATGCAAGCCATCTCTATGTCGATGTGATTGCGCATAATCACTTTGTGCCAGCGCATGAAGCGCTGTGGCAACATGAGAGCATCTTTACCCATATAGCCGCAGAATGGGCGATGGACGTACATGTGCAACGATTATTGCACCAAACACCAGGGCAATTACTCTCAAAGCATGCCGCTTTTATTAGCCACTTTATCGCCCCGTGTTTTGATCAGCCCCAACGTTTAATTAACAGAAAGTTGCGAACACTAGGCTATGCCGACCAGCTGTTACGCGGCATTAAGTTACCGAATTTTATTCATCGGTGCATCCATTTCAATAACAATAAAAAACATAGACATTTTGATTATTACATGAACAAAACAGAAGCAGCCCTCAAAGATTTCCATAGGATTCTCAATGGGCACCTGCCTAACTGGCAACCAGAGGGAAGCGCTATTGATGATTTATCACGGGTAATGATGTGGCGTGAACATTGTCTAGCAACGCTGCATATGGACCATGCAGAACCTATTCGGTATTACAGTATTTGA